The Polynucleobacter necessarius genome has a window encoding:
- a CDS encoding GNAT family N-acetyltransferase: MDCVRRCYGESYPNKVMYDINQLEEIIENKLMHSVVAKLGSGQIIGHCALTFDGTHNVSPEAGKMMVDPNFRGQHIAEIMAKERIEIVQELSLPGFWTKCVTNHPYSQHEMIAFNAKEAGLFIGDTPATISMKGLENHPDTRMSLLAFYLQLNDRPHTIFMPVQHAEHAKSLVQNLNIQRNTVSSNIAASGTTTFHTIINSNIQTANIAIDRIGSDLVAAVKHELAKLEALNLASIYLDIPIEQEAAAHAYLELESIGFFWGSWMPNFSTKGDMLRLQKIYQPVDVETIVCAREQGYSIKKFVLAEWERVSRKEKLYPIKFSCWSKPLAC, from the coding sequence ATTGACTGCGTTCGCCGCTGTTATGGTGAAAGCTATCCAAACAAGGTGATGTATGACATCAATCAATTAGAAGAAATTATCGAGAATAAGTTGATGCACTCAGTGGTAGCAAAACTCGGTAGCGGTCAAATCATTGGGCATTGCGCACTTACATTTGATGGTACTCATAATGTTTCGCCTGAAGCCGGAAAGATGATGGTTGATCCAAATTTTAGAGGTCAGCATATCGCCGAAATCATGGCAAAGGAGCGAATTGAGATTGTCCAAGAACTTTCTTTGCCGGGGTTTTGGACTAAGTGCGTAACAAACCACCCATATAGCCAACATGAAATGATTGCCTTTAACGCCAAAGAAGCGGGTTTGTTTATTGGCGATACCCCAGCAACCATCTCTATGAAAGGCCTAGAAAATCATCCTGATACTCGGATGTCACTGCTAGCTTTTTATTTGCAGCTAAATGATCGCCCGCACACCATTTTTATGCCAGTCCAACATGCTGAGCATGCAAAATCATTGGTGCAGAATTTAAATATTCAACGCAATACTGTAAGCTCGAATATAGCGGCTAGCGGAACAACGACTTTTCATACCATTATCAATTCCAATATTCAAACAGCCAATATTGCAATCGATCGCATTGGCAGCGATTTAGTCGCCGCAGTCAAACATGAACTCGCTAAATTAGAAGCCCTCAATCTGGCATCTATTTATTTAGATATACCAATTGAACAAGAAGCGGCAGCCCATGCTTATCTTGAGCTAGAGAGTATTGGATTTTTCTGGGGATCCTGGATGCCAAATTTTTCAACTAAAGGTGACATGCTAAGACTGCAAAAGATATATCAGCCGGTCGATGTAGAAACTATTGTCTGCGCCAGAGAGCAAGGTTACAGCATTAAAAAATTTGTTCTCGCTGAATGGGAAAGAGTCTCAAGAAAAGAGAAGCTCTATCCAATCAAATTCAGTTGCTGGAGCAAACCTTTGGCATGTTGA
- the nagZ gene encoding beta-N-acetylhexosaminidase, giving the protein MSKSTMSPGPITLDVVGLELNAEDRRRIFHPLTGGVILFGRNFSNRKQLTKLTAEIKKLRSDVLISIDHEGGRVQRCRTDGFTHLPAMRKLGELWGSENKSKHSAESAAIAMAAATACGYVLAAELRACGVDFSFTPVLDLDFGRSGVIGDRAFSRDPQITFALAKSLNEGLRLAGMANCGKHFPGHGWAEADSHVAIPVDERPLKEILNEDAKPYEWLDLSLTAVMPAHVIYPKVDKNPAGFSKVWLHSILRQELGFEGVIFSDDLSMEGASVAGSVVKGADMALEAGCDAVLICNRPDLADQLLSQLKVSKAKQAESAIRLNRLMPTATAPTWDELQSEAQYQHAKGLLQQLNLIG; this is encoded by the coding sequence ATGAGTAAGTCGACTATGAGCCCAGGCCCAATTACTTTAGATGTTGTGGGCCTTGAGTTAAATGCAGAAGATCGTCGTCGCATCTTTCATCCACTGACTGGCGGTGTAATTTTGTTTGGCAGAAATTTTAGCAATCGCAAGCAACTCACCAAACTCACTGCAGAAATTAAAAAACTGCGTTCCGATGTATTGATCTCAATTGATCATGAGGGTGGGCGTGTTCAGCGCTGTAGGACTGATGGCTTTACCCATTTGCCTGCTATGCGTAAGCTTGGTGAACTCTGGGGATCTGAAAATAAGTCAAAACATAGTGCAGAATCGGCTGCTATTGCGATGGCAGCAGCAACAGCTTGTGGATATGTTTTGGCTGCCGAGTTGCGTGCTTGCGGTGTGGACTTTAGTTTTACCCCAGTGCTGGATCTCGATTTTGGTCGTAGCGGTGTAATTGGAGATCGTGCATTTAGTCGTGATCCACAAATTACCTTTGCATTAGCTAAGAGTTTGAATGAAGGTCTGCGTCTTGCAGGTATGGCGAACTGCGGTAAACACTTCCCTGGACATGGCTGGGCTGAAGCAGATTCTCATGTGGCTATTCCGGTGGATGAGCGTCCTTTGAAAGAAATTCTGAATGAGGATGCTAAGCCTTACGAGTGGTTGGACCTGAGTCTAACTGCAGTCATGCCGGCCCATGTAATCTATCCAAAAGTAGATAAAAACCCTGCAGGCTTTTCTAAAGTTTGGCTCCATTCCATTTTGCGTCAAGAGTTGGGATTTGAAGGCGTGATCTTTAGTGATGATCTTTCGATGGAAGGTGCCAGTGTTGCCGGCTCTGTAGTGAAAGGTGCAGATATGGCGCTTGAAGCGGGATGTGATGCAGTGCTGATTTGCAATCGTCCAGACCTTGCAGATCAATTGCTCAGTCAGTTGAAAGTCTCAAAAGCAAAACAAGCGGAGTCTGCTATTCGATTAAATCGTTTGATGCCAACTGCCACAGCTCCAACCTGGGATGAGTTGCAGTCTGAAGCCCAATATCAACATGCCAAAGGTTTGCTCCAGCAACTGAATTTGATTGGATAG
- the acpS gene encoding holo-ACP synthase, producing MIIGIGTDILQIERLQAAYDRTNGRLAEKILGPDEMLVFKHRLARNHKRSIAFLATRFAAKEAFSKAIGLGMRMPMTWRSLQTLNEPSGKPVTSYLGALAQFMQEKNWEAHVTVSDEQDMAIAHVIVTQR from the coding sequence ATGATCATTGGTATTGGCACAGACATTTTGCAGATTGAGCGGCTTCAAGCTGCTTACGATCGTACTAATGGTCGCCTGGCTGAAAAAATCCTGGGGCCAGATGAGATGCTGGTTTTCAAGCATCGCTTAGCCAGAAATCACAAGCGGAGCATTGCTTTCTTGGCAACACGCTTTGCTGCTAAAGAGGCTTTCTCCAAAGCAATTGGCCTGGGCATGAGAATGCCTATGACTTGGCGCTCTTTGCAAACCTTAAATGAGCCCAGCGGTAAGCCGGTCACTTCTTATTTAGGTGCTCTGGCCCAATTTATGCAAGAAAAGAACTGGGAAGCGCATGTCACGGTCAGTGATGAGCAAGATATGGCAATTGCCCATGTCATTGTTACGCAAAGATAA
- the pdxJ gene encoding pyridoxine 5'-phosphate synthase: MNTQSKLELGINIDHVATLRNARGTVYPDPLKAARLAEEAGADLITLHLREDRRHIKDSDLMALRPLVQTRMNLECAVTPEMINIACRVQPHDVCLVPEKREEVTTEGGLDVLGHFDAVKAATAQLKAAGIRVSLFIDPEEKQIQAAKDVGSTVVELHTGRYADLAGDQQKQELERIRTTAQFGKSIGLRVNAGHGLHEGNVMPMAAITELSELNIGHAIVAEALFKGWQKAITDMKALMDQGRANASKPESAK, from the coding sequence ATGAATACCCAATCAAAGCTTGAGCTTGGCATCAACATCGATCATGTCGCTACCTTGCGTAATGCGCGTGGCACGGTTTACCCAGACCCTTTAAAGGCTGCACGATTAGCCGAAGAGGCGGGTGCTGACTTAATTACCTTACATTTGCGTGAGGACCGTCGTCATATTAAAGATTCGGATTTGATGGCTTTGCGACCTTTGGTTCAGACACGTATGAACTTGGAGTGCGCCGTAACGCCTGAGATGATCAATATTGCTTGTAGAGTGCAACCTCATGACGTATGCCTGGTTCCAGAAAAGCGTGAGGAGGTGACCACTGAGGGTGGCTTGGATGTGCTGGGACATTTTGATGCAGTCAAAGCAGCCACTGCGCAGTTAAAAGCTGCAGGTATCAGAGTCTCACTTTTTATTGATCCAGAAGAAAAGCAAATTCAGGCAGCTAAAGATGTTGGTTCAACCGTTGTGGAATTACATACTGGTCGCTACGCAGACCTGGCTGGCGATCAACAGAAGCAAGAGCTCGAGCGCATAAGAACAACAGCGCAGTTTGGAAAAAGTATTGGCTTGCGAGTTAATGCAGGTCATGGCTTGCACGAGGGTAATGTGATGCCGATGGCTGCCATTACCGAACTCTCCGAACTCAATATTGGCCACGCCATTGTTGCCGAGGCGCTCTTTAAGGGTTGGCAAAAAGCAATTACCGATATGAAAGCTCTGATGGATCAGGGTAGGGCTAACGCTTCCAAACCAGAATCAGCTAAGTAA
- the recO gene encoding DNA repair protein RecO — translation MASIRVADEPAFVLHSIPYKETSLILDVFTRQYGRMALIAKGAKRPHSTLRPVLQRFQPLLVSWSGKSELRTLTKSEWVGGTPSLVRDALLCGFYLNELLLKFLAREDDYEKLYDHYTDTISALSNLEFESKGLEEILRPFELTLLQETGYAAALDRCVETNSAPISNEQYVYQPERGVRPAQGDDPGHWPVLSGKSLLAIAAGDFSDQETLSESKQLMRFLLGLHLQDQVLTTRQILIDLKKI, via the coding sequence ATGGCCTCCATTCGTGTTGCTGACGAACCTGCTTTTGTATTGCACAGCATTCCTTATAAGGAAACCAGCTTAATTCTGGACGTCTTTACTCGGCAATATGGCCGAATGGCCTTGATTGCTAAGGGAGCTAAGCGTCCGCACTCAACCCTCCGTCCAGTATTGCAGCGCTTTCAACCGCTATTGGTTTCTTGGAGTGGCAAGTCCGAGCTGCGTACTTTAACGAAATCAGAGTGGGTTGGCGGCACGCCATCTCTAGTTAGGGATGCACTCTTATGCGGTTTTTATCTCAATGAGTTATTATTAAAATTTCTTGCTCGTGAGGATGACTACGAAAAACTCTATGATCATTACACCGATACGATATCTGCTTTATCTAATCTTGAATTTGAATCCAAAGGCTTAGAAGAAATTCTACGTCCTTTTGAATTAACGCTCTTACAAGAAACTGGTTATGCAGCAGCGCTGGATCGCTGTGTCGAAACCAATAGCGCCCCCATCTCGAATGAGCAATATGTTTATCAGCCAGAGCGTGGCGTGAGGCCTGCTCAAGGGGACGATCCGGGACACTGGCCGGTCTTGAGTGGCAAATCCCTGCTAGCTATTGCAGCGGGAGATTTTTCTGATCAAGAGACGCTTTCTGAGAGTAAACAGCTCATGCGCTTCTTATTGGGATTGCATCTTCAGGATCAAGTGCTCACCACCCGTCAGATTTTGATTGATCTGAAGAAAATCTAG
- the era gene encoding GTPase Era: MFRCGTIAIVGRPNMGKSTLLNALVGQKISITSRKAQTTRHRILGIQNREEAQFIFIDTPGFQTRLMNTLNKALNRTVTTALQDVNVACFVVEAGCFGEDDKKVLKLLPDDLPVVLVLNKLDLFNSRFQTPSERDQALLNFIKEMARPWCELGGHEDQKCEFAEIVPMSAKSPGDVERLLDVLEDYLPEAPAVYDGDTITDRSERFLAAEILREKVFRFTGEELPYTSTVVIDQFKMDGKMRRIAATILVDRDSHKAMIIGAKGERLKKISTDARIDMEKLFDGKVFLETWVKVKRGWADDRAELRAQSLE, encoded by the coding sequence GTGTTTAGATGCGGCACTATCGCCATTGTTGGTCGTCCCAATATGGGCAAATCGACTCTCTTGAATGCTTTGGTTGGTCAGAAGATCAGTATTACCTCCCGTAAAGCTCAGACTACGCGCCACCGTATTTTAGGTATTCAGAATCGCGAAGAAGCGCAGTTTATCTTCATTGATACGCCAGGCTTTCAGACTCGTTTAATGAACACCCTCAACAAGGCATTAAACCGTACTGTAACTACAGCATTGCAGGATGTGAACGTAGCTTGCTTTGTAGTTGAAGCAGGTTGCTTTGGTGAGGATGACAAGAAAGTTTTGAAGTTGCTGCCAGATGATCTGCCTGTTGTTTTGGTATTAAATAAATTGGATTTATTTAATAGTCGTTTTCAGACTCCTTCTGAGCGTGATCAAGCATTACTCAACTTTATCAAAGAGATGGCCCGTCCTTGGTGTGAATTAGGTGGCCATGAAGATCAGAAGTGTGAGTTCGCTGAAATCGTCCCGATGAGCGCTAAGAGTCCCGGAGATGTTGAAAGATTATTAGATGTGCTCGAGGACTACTTGCCTGAGGCGCCGGCTGTATATGATGGCGATACCATCACCGATCGCAGCGAGCGTTTCTTGGCTGCTGAGATCCTACGTGAGAAGGTCTTCCGCTTTACTGGCGAGGAATTGCCTTACACCAGCACAGTAGTCATTGATCAGTTCAAGATGGATGGCAAGATGCGCCGTATCGCAGCAACCATTTTGGTTGATCGCGATAGCCATAAGGCGATGATTATTGGCGCCAAGGGTGAGCGACTCAAGAAGATTTCAACTGACGCCCGCATTGATATGGAAAAGCTTTTTGATGGGAAGGTATTCCTGGAGACTTGGGTCAAGGTTAAGCGTGGCTGGGCAGATGATCGTGCTGAATTACGGGCGCAAAGTCTAGAGTAA